In the Candidatus Methylomirabilota bacterium genome, one interval contains:
- a CDS encoding cyclase family protein, whose protein sequence is MRYTTCAVILVALLGSASLSFAQTDCKSVVPASPWGPNDQTGATNRVTPAVTKAAATEIQEGKVILMSHVLVDGIPLFGSRFTKTILTATTLAPGGALGENQLTYMEDTWLSQSHVGTHLDGMGHIGRKDCYYNQTPMGKYINQNYMTRLGLEHLKSFATRGVLVDAVRVFEQAGKLKSNPACRKPCLDKGTVITAADIQAGLKMYNVTLREADIVVVHTGWGDLFMQYPAKNAEFNSGEPGIGKDAAKWLIDQKVVAVGADQWAVEVIPGEDPKEAFIVHNMLITDNGIHIIENVRTDLMAEEAARTGRATFFFSMTVPKAVGMTGNFVAIEGIR, encoded by the coding sequence GTGAGGTACACGACGTGTGCCGTCATCCTAGTCGCGCTGCTCGGCTCGGCCTCGCTTTCCTTCGCCCAGACCGACTGCAAGTCGGTCGTACCGGCCTCGCCGTGGGGCCCTAACGACCAGACCGGCGCCACCAATCGGGTCACCCCGGCCGTGACCAAGGCAGCGGCCACGGAGATCCAGGAGGGCAAGGTCATCCTGATGTCCCATGTCTTGGTGGACGGGATCCCGCTCTTCGGGTCCCGCTTCACGAAGACCATTCTCACCGCCACCACCCTTGCGCCCGGCGGCGCGCTGGGCGAAAACCAGCTGACCTACATGGAGGACACCTGGCTCAGCCAGAGCCACGTCGGCACGCATCTCGATGGGATGGGGCACATCGGGCGGAAGGATTGCTACTACAACCAGACCCCCATGGGGAAGTACATCAACCAGAACTACATGACCCGCCTTGGCCTCGAGCATCTCAAGAGCTTCGCCACCCGCGGCGTGCTCGTGGACGCGGTCCGCGTGTTCGAGCAGGCGGGCAAGCTGAAGAGCAACCCCGCGTGCCGGAAGCCGTGCCTCGACAAAGGAACGGTGATCACGGCCGCCGACATCCAGGCTGGCCTCAAGATGTACAACGTGACCCTGCGCGAAGCCGACATCGTGGTCGTCCACACGGGCTGGGGTGACCTGTTCATGCAGTACCCCGCCAAGAACGCCGAGTTCAACTCGGGTGAGCCCGGCATTGGCAAGGACGCCGCCAAGTGGCTGATCGACCAGAAGGTGGTGGCGGTCGGTGCCGATCAGTGGGCCGTCGAGGTCATTCCCGGGGAGGATCCGAAAGAGGCGTTCATCGTCCACAACATGCTGATCACGGACAACGGCATTCACATCATCGAGAATGTGCGCACCGATCTGATGGCCGAAGAAGCGGCCCGCACCGGCCGCGCGACGTTCTTTTTCAGCATGACGGTGCCGAAGGCGGTCGGTATGACCGGGAACTTCGTTGCCATCGAAGGGATCCGCTAA
- a CDS encoding substrate-binding domain-containing protein, whose protein sequence is MALEGTGFTGGDVRESFLLAVRDLPIDLVFYDNQRDASKAVANAIDAIDRKVNLYIQYHQDLAANLEVAEKLRTAGIPVLAVNYPVPGAPLYTADNLAAGRIAGDTLGAFASRNWPGQPLLGVLVGALGDQASRTPERAQGVAEGLKRHLPTLRPLSLDTHGNPSQVAPLLGKAMAAHPGAKIVVAAMDDATALAAKGALEAAGRAQDAAIVSHGVDRSIHGGVSERKEIDPYNRGSIVIGSVAFYLDRYGYDILSLALRMLRGEPVPPRTTTRHQLITAANVWREYPPRDMN, encoded by the coding sequence GTGGCACTCGAGGGGACCGGCTTCACCGGCGGTGATGTCCGCGAGAGCTTCTTGCTGGCCGTCCGAGACCTGCCGATCGACCTCGTGTTCTACGATAACCAGCGGGATGCAAGCAAGGCCGTCGCCAACGCCATCGATGCGATCGACCGGAAGGTGAACCTGTACATTCAGTATCACCAAGACCTGGCGGCGAATCTCGAGGTCGCCGAGAAGTTGCGGACGGCCGGCATTCCGGTGCTGGCTGTCAACTACCCAGTCCCGGGGGCGCCGCTGTATACGGCCGACAATCTCGCGGCGGGCCGGATCGCCGGCGACACCCTGGGCGCTTTCGCGAGCCGGAACTGGCCCGGGCAGCCGCTCCTCGGCGTCTTGGTGGGAGCCCTGGGCGACCAGGCCAGTCGAACGCCCGAACGGGCGCAAGGCGTCGCCGAGGGACTCAAGCGGCACCTGCCGACCCTGCGGCCGCTGAGTCTCGACACGCACGGCAATCCGAGTCAGGTCGCGCCGCTCCTCGGCAAGGCGATGGCCGCCCATCCGGGCGCGAAGATCGTGGTAGCCGCCATGGACGACGCCACCGCGCTGGCTGCCAAGGGCGCGCTCGAGGCAGCCGGACGCGCGCAGGACGCCGCGATCGTGAGCCACGGTGTCGACCGATCGATTCACGGGGGCGTCAGCGAGCGGAAGGAGATCGATCCGTACAACCGCGGCAGCATCGTGATCGGATCGGTCGCGTTTTATCTCGACCGATACGGCTACGACATCCTATCCCTCGCCCTGCGCATGCTCCGCGGCGAGCCCGTGCCGCCGCGGACCACAACCCGTCATCAGCTGATCACCGCAGCCAATGTCTGGCGGGAGTACCCGCCCCGTGACATGAACTGA
- a CDS encoding choice-of-anchor tandem repeat NxxGxxAF-containing protein has product MITLLASGSGHAEPPPFRIRPIVLMGQPAPGGGRFEHVSVEAQPVLAPVNRRGQVAFFATLLRGPAGEGLFVTAGDRIRKVAVDGDPAPGGGTLSGFAKHPIPSLNDAGTIAFAAAVSGGRTVEGVFVASGGRLRTIALAGDAAPGVPAGTLAAVDVPALNNRGDVAFLATVRRGRESLEAIYVRAGGRLRKVVVQGEPAPAGGTFAGFGVPVVSDRGHVAFPAVVEGRAVPGGLFLADGGPLRMLVGAGEPTPLGGIFAKFSERIALNDTGALVFLATLKDAPVASGIFAADGGRVRPVAALGDPAPGGGVFAHFGLWPTVAADGPIAFTAAVDRSATTVAVFVAAPDGLRRIVGVGDDLPGVGPLASFGLYPIAAIAAGRVTFATATTATGEGVEGIFIAEPGRRP; this is encoded by the coding sequence TTGATCACACTCCTCGCCAGCGGATCCGGCCACGCCGAGCCGCCGCCGTTCCGTATTCGGCCCATCGTGCTCATGGGCCAGCCGGCTCCGGGCGGCGGCCGCTTCGAGCACGTCAGCGTGGAAGCGCAGCCCGTGCTCGCCCCCGTGAACCGGCGCGGTCAGGTTGCGTTCTTCGCGACCCTGCTCCGGGGTCCGGCCGGCGAAGGGCTCTTCGTCACCGCGGGCGACCGCATCCGGAAGGTTGCCGTCGATGGCGATCCGGCTCCCGGCGGCGGCACCCTGTCCGGCTTCGCGAAGCATCCCATCCCGTCGCTCAACGACGCGGGGACCATCGCTTTCGCGGCGGCGGTCAGCGGCGGCCGGACGGTGGAGGGTGTGTTCGTCGCGAGCGGCGGCCGCCTCCGGACGATCGCGCTGGCCGGGGATGCCGCGCCCGGCGTCCCCGCCGGCACCCTGGCCGCGGTCGACGTCCCCGCGCTGAACAACCGCGGGGACGTCGCGTTCCTCGCCACGGTCCGGCGCGGCCGCGAAAGCCTTGAAGCCATCTACGTCAGGGCCGGCGGTCGGCTTCGAAAGGTCGTGGTCCAAGGCGAGCCCGCCCCAGCGGGGGGAACGTTTGCGGGCTTCGGCGTGCCAGTGGTCAGCGATCGCGGACACGTCGCCTTCCCGGCCGTCGTGGAGGGTCGCGCGGTGCCGGGCGGCCTCTTCCTCGCGGATGGCGGTCCCCTCCGCATGCTCGTCGGCGCGGGGGAGCCCACGCCTCTCGGCGGCATCTTCGCCAAGTTCTCCGAGCGGATCGCGCTGAACGACACCGGCGCCCTGGTCTTCCTCGCGACGCTGAAGGACGCGCCGGTGGCGAGCGGGATCTTCGCGGCCGACGGCGGCCGGGTCCGCCCGGTGGCGGCACTCGGCGACCCGGCGCCGGGCGGCGGCGTGTTCGCCCACTTCGGCCTGTGGCCGACGGTGGCCGCTGACGGCCCGATCGCCTTCACCGCAGCCGTGGACCGCAGCGCTACGACCGTTGCCGTCTTCGTGGCCGCCCCGGACGGCCTCCGCCGCATCGTCGGTGTCGGGGACGACCTGCCAGGGGTCGGGCCGCTCGCCTCGTTCGGGCTCTATCCGATCGCCGCCATCGCCGCCGGCCGCGTCACGTTTGCCACCGCAACGACCGCGACCGGCGAGGGTGTCGAGGGGATCTTCATCGCGGAGCCGGGGCGCCGGCCCTGA
- a CDS encoding TIM barrel protein, translated as MMPRLMLCNAPFGRDVVAVRDYVGARGYDGVEWGLDNMRVAVARARRQRTLDSFRSAAPLASLHAPYTDLELGHRDGEYAAAALRILREYVDVTADLGARHLNLHVGSHALEPEELSWHTLIRNLTVLLEYAAGRGVLVTVENLRLGLTSDPETFARLLRATGAPACFDLGHAHGSAWVQRRHGSVVDVLRAVPTRVAAAHVYYTETEDTHHPATDVAQLGPALDALVDARCDWWVVELHTRDALERTRAVLDQYLTLHAGGVRAS; from the coding sequence ATGATGCCTCGGCTCATGCTCTGCAATGCGCCCTTCGGGCGCGACGTCGTGGCGGTGCGGGACTACGTCGGCGCTCGCGGGTATGACGGCGTGGAGTGGGGGCTCGACAACATGCGGGTCGCGGTGGCCCGCGCGCGCCGCCAGCGGACGCTCGACAGCTTCCGCAGCGCGGCGCCGCTCGCCTCCCTCCACGCGCCCTACACCGATCTCGAGCTGGGCCACCGGGACGGCGAGTACGCCGCCGCGGCCCTCCGGATCCTCCGAGAGTACGTCGACGTGACGGCCGACCTCGGCGCCCGTCACCTGAACCTCCACGTCGGCTCCCACGCGCTCGAGCCGGAGGAGCTGTCATGGCACACGCTCATCCGGAACCTGACCGTGTTGCTCGAGTACGCCGCCGGGCGCGGCGTCCTCGTGACGGTCGAGAACCTCCGGCTCGGGCTCACCAGCGATCCGGAGACCTTCGCCCGGCTGCTTCGCGCAACCGGCGCGCCGGCCTGCTTCGACCTCGGTCACGCGCACGGCAGCGCCTGGGTCCAACGCCGCCACGGTTCGGTCGTGGACGTCCTGCGCGCCGTGCCGACGCGGGTCGCCGCCGCCCACGTGTACTATACCGAGACGGAGGATACCCACCACCCCGCCACCGACGTCGCCCAACTCGGTCCGGCGCTCGACGCGCTGGTCGACGCGCGCTGCGACTGGTGGGTCGTCGAGCTCCACACCCGGGACGCCCTCGAACGGACGCGGGCGGTCCTCGACCAGTACCTGACGCTCCACGCAGGAGGTGTCCGTGCGTCGTGA
- a CDS encoding ABC transporter substrate-binding protein — MRRDRILGLGLLAVLATAVPAGAQGRPVMVYGVIHEYTLARLMQLYERQTGGKADFIRLSAGEVATRVQAERQAPKGDVVFGISRAIAESMKAQGLLQPYKTPRRAEVPVRYVDPEGHWTGSSLTVQGIAINTERWKKDFGAAPMPKTWEDLLDPKYQGLIVAPSPLSSGTGFTFVVGQFFRLGEEKGWEYLTALDKNVRFYTPSGIAPTRMVAAGEFLIAITFAHDALKAISAGYPVTLVHPAGVSWDIGSVSLIKGCPNPEGGKKFVDWVLGHDPIQLVVDLNFEGSLRSDVSLPLGATPLDKLDLVDYKLDWAAQHRARILKQWGELFKK; from the coding sequence GTGCGTCGTGACCGGATCCTGGGGCTCGGCCTGCTGGCGGTGCTGGCCACGGCCGTGCCCGCCGGTGCTCAGGGCCGGCCGGTGATGGTCTACGGGGTCATCCACGAGTACACGCTCGCCCGGCTGATGCAGCTCTACGAGCGCCAGACCGGGGGCAAGGCGGACTTCATCCGACTTTCGGCCGGCGAGGTGGCGACCCGCGTCCAGGCCGAGCGCCAGGCGCCGAAGGGCGACGTCGTCTTCGGCATCTCCCGCGCCATCGCCGAGTCGATGAAGGCCCAGGGGCTGCTGCAGCCGTACAAGACACCGCGCCGGGCCGAGGTGCCGGTGCGCTACGTCGACCCCGAGGGTCACTGGACGGGCAGCTCGCTGACCGTCCAGGGCATCGCCATCAACACCGAGCGGTGGAAGAAGGACTTCGGCGCGGCGCCGATGCCGAAGACGTGGGAGGACCTCCTCGACCCGAAGTACCAGGGGTTGATCGTCGCCCCCAGCCCGCTCTCCTCGGGGACGGGCTTCACCTTCGTCGTCGGGCAGTTCTTCCGCCTCGGTGAGGAGAAGGGCTGGGAGTATCTCACGGCGCTCGACAAGAACGTCCGCTTCTACACGCCGAGCGGCATCGCCCCGACCCGGATGGTGGCCGCCGGCGAGTTCCTCATCGCCATCACGTTCGCGCACGACGCGCTCAAGGCCATCTCGGCCGGCTACCCGGTGACGCTAGTCCACCCGGCCGGCGTGAGCTGGGACATCGGATCGGTTTCGCTGATCAAGGGCTGCCCGAACCCCGAGGGCGGGAAGAAGTTCGTCGACTGGGTGCTCGGCCACGACCCGATCCAGCTCGTCGTCGACCTGAACTTCGAGGGCTCGCTCCGCTCGGACGTGAGCCTGCCGCTCGGCGCCACGCCGCTGGACAAGCTCGACCTCGTCGACTACAAGCTCGACTGGGCGGCCCAGCACCGGGCCCGGATCCTCAAGCAGTGGGGGGAGCTCTTCAAGAAGTAG